A segment of the Mustelus asterias chromosome 28, sMusAst1.hap1.1, whole genome shotgun sequence genome:
gtacactgagggagaatttatcatggccaatgcacctaaacagcatgattttggactgtggtaggaaactggagcattcaaaggaaacccgcgcaggcacggggagaatgtgcagactccacacagacagtgacccaagccgggaatcgaacctgggtccctggcgctgtgaggcagcagtgctaaccactgtgctggcccAAAATACACAATGAATACAGTAAAAATATCCCAGCAATATTTCCCAGAGTGTGGGAATGAAATACAGTATTAGATGCACACACATATTTAAATACAACAAGCGCATAATTACCTTTCCACGGGCTGCAGAACAATAAAGCCAAAGATCTTCCTGAACCACTCTTTCTGCAGATCCGGCCGTGCACTGAGCAGTGGAGACTCATCCTCCCACACCAGTCTGATCAGCTGACTTTCGGGATCCCAAAACGGTTCCTCAAATTCAAGGAAGATTTTGTTATTTGTTCCAAAGCCCAGCTTCTGAATGGAATTAATTTTGCTGGCAGGAAGTGGGGGACGAATAAAGGTTCTGTAATGCTCCTTAAGGAAACCTAAAAGAACAAGGCAAATGGTATCACCTTGAAAAGCTGATAATGTCCAAGCTTTTCAAATACAGGCTTAGGGCGGGATCTTAAAATCCCGCCATGGCCAACGGAGAttctgttctgggaacctcgcccgctctgatcccatggcaggtgaggtggtaggTTTTCAGCTATGAGGTGTAAAGGAAGCAAttaattaaagttttttttaaagtttacttattcgtgtcacaagtaggcttacgttaacaccgcaatgaagttcctgtgaaaatcccctagtcgccacactccgggcgcctgttcgggtacactgagggagaatttagcacggccaagccacctaaccagcacatcttttggactgtgggaggaaaccagagcacccggaggagagccacgcagacaacgtgcagactcggcacagacagtgacccgagccgggaatcgaaccgggtccctggcgcagtgaggcaaccTTTGGTACACTGCATTAATCAGATGTCAATTCCAACAACCAATCGGCACAGGCCCATGAATAAAATGGGGGGTGACCTTTGAACTGATTCAAAACCTACCCACTTGCTCAGAATTCAAATGGGACCTCCAAGGATGTTAACACTGCCAGGTTCATTCACTCCTCCCAGTTTGGTTTCCTTAATAGGGTTTATTAGAATTCCAAATTCATACAGAAGTATACAGGGTATATGCACTGAGAATGCCACGGACATTGAACTTCTTACTCCAGCCATACCACAGGAACTCTTTCTTAACATCGACTCAATTAATTTTATTTCATGTTAATATTGGAAACAGAGTACTACTACATACAGGATTAACTTGTACCTGCACAGGCagatctccacacacacacacacacacacaccaaactcCTGTATCAATTTTCTGAACAAGTCGAAAGACTCAAATCATCTCTTACCTAAAGGAACAGTGACTATAACGTGATCCGCTGGTATAGTCTCCCCATCTTCACACTCCACCAGAACGGAATAAGAGTGTTCCTGTGCATCAGAGGCTTTGAAGGATCCGTTCCAATGGATGCATTTGACTGGTTTGTTGTACGATACAACATCCTTTGGCAGGGATTTCATCATTGCATCAATAAGGCTCTTAAATCCACTAAAAGTATATATAAATATCAATTGTGATCGTGATATCAGAGCTAAACGGTCAACTACTTAGATCAACAATTGCCTTTTAGAGTTTATTTTTGAGAATCACTCAATTTgtactctcaccaacatttacagatgccccatagaaagcattctttcaggttgtatcacagattggtatggctcctgctctgtccaagaccacaagaaactacaaagggtcgtgaatgtagcccagtccatcacacaaaccagcctcccatccattgattctgtctacacttcccactgcctcggcaaagcagccagcataatcaaggaccccacgcaccccgggcatactctcttccaccttctactaatgtatgggggagctatacgatcaatggcagaaccataaagggtgaagctacgcagagggacctgggtgtgcaagtccacagatccttgaaggtgacgtcacaggtggagaaggtagtgaataaggcacatggcatgcttgccttgataggacggggcatagagtataaaagttggggtctgatgttgcggttgtatagaacgttggttcggccgcatttggaatactgcgcccagttctggtcgccacactaccggaaggacgtggaggctttagagagagtgcagaggaggtttaccaggatgttgcctggtatggaagggcttagttatgaggagagattgggtaaactggggttattctcactggaaagacggaggatgaggggtgacctaatagaggtgtataaaattatgaaaggcatagatagggtgaacgctgggaagctttttcccaagtcggtggtgacgttcacgaggggtcataggttcaaggtgagggggggggaggtttaacacggatatcagaaggacgtattttacgcagagggtggtgggggcctggaatgcgctgccgggcaaggtggtggaggcggacacactgggaacgtttaagacttatctcgatagctatatgaatgaagtgggaatggagggatacaaaagaatggtctagtttggaccagggagcggcacgggcttggagggccgaagggcctgatcctgtgctgtattgttctttgttcttccgtcgggaaaaagatacaaaagtctgaggacacgtaccaaccgattcaagaacagcttcttccctgctgtcatcagacttgtgaatggatttacctttcattaagttggtctttctctacaccctagctatgactgtaacagtacattctgcactctatcctttccttctctatgaatggtatgctttgtccgtatagcatgcaggaaacaatacttttcactgtatgctaatacatgtgacaataataaatcaaatcaaatcaagtgcgcAAAATGGTGGCTGTTAGCGACGATGTACCATTTAGGATGTTGTGAGGAAACACaccattgtgaatttcagcatggACTGAAAGAGTTTGCTGCACAAAATTATCCACTGTTATTTCACAAACAGCATAGAGATTCCCACCGCCACCTTCACACTCTATagaatcaagaatcatagaatcccaacagtgcagaaggaaaccattaaaccatcgactctgcaccaaccacaatcccaaccagccccCATCTCCAaatccccatgcgtttaccctagctaatcccccttaacactgaggggcaatttagcatggccaatccacctcacccgcacatctttggactgtggaaggaaaccggagcacccggaggaaacccatgcagacacggggagaatgtgcaaactccacacagacagtgacccaagccgggaatcgaacccgagtccctgtgctgtgaggcagcagtgctaaccactgtgccaccgtgccgcccataaaaagGTACCACTGTGTTTGGGAGCCTTTGCTCCCTTTTCCCCTATATCCAGCTTTCATTGACATTAGAAGTGCACATTCCACTGGGCAGAATGTGGACTCCCCCCAACATAAGGCGACATGGAGCGTATACGCATGTTATCATCAGCCATGGTGAATATGGGCCCAGTTTACAACTGTAAGACGTAGGGggatgagtaggccattcggcccattgtgcgtgctccgccattcaatgacgtcttgactgatctgatgtgataatcctcaactcaactctataagaccataagcccTAAGAGCAACTCTCATcaaaggacaaccctctcatcccagggaccaatttaatGTCCCATGTCTAATGCAAGTCCATCCTCTCTTAAATGAATACTGcaaacagtattccagatgtggcctcaccaaagccctgtgcaACTGTAGCAAGACCTCTTTATTCTTGTCCTCCAAACccattgcaataaaggccaacatgtcatttgctttcctaattgcaccAACCTGTTAGCTTTCTGTGCTCCTTATACGAAaacacccaagtctctctgaacatcaacatttacaagtttcacgtCATTAAAagaattctgcttttctattcttacagcCACAGTGAACCACATATCCCCCACATTTACTCCATCTCCCACcttgttgtccactcacttaagctATTTATATGTCTTTTTTTGTCCTTCCCACAGTTCACATACCCATGTGACTTTGTAACATCATCAAACTTAGAGAAAGGGACAAATGCCTCTAAATCACAAGGAAAGAttgtaaataaagtttaaagtttttttaaagttgatttattcgtgtcacaagtaggcttacattatgtaATAACCccacggaggtgaaagtcccatcaccaagttactttatttacaccatacatctaaaTACAGCCAGCTCTCCCGTTGCTCCCTGcaaaatgcaggctgggagtctgacagacctgctttaaatagggagcatgaggttccctgatttaaccatcaatgagGATTCATCAGGTACCTCTTTTTgcggttcatactctagcaagccaacctcattagcctggctgaagtcatcacaattaacactgcaatgaaattactgtgaaaattccctagtcgccacactccggcacctgttcaggtacactgagggagaatttagcacagacaatgcacctaaccagcacgtctttcggactgtgggaggaaaccggagcacccggaggaaactcatgcagacacggggagaacgtgcagactccacacagacagtgacccaaaccgggaatcaaacacgggtccctagcgctgtgaaacagcagtgctaacagcgggcggcacggtagcacagcggttagcactgctgcttcacagctccaagaacctgggttcgattcccggcttgggtcactgtctgtgtggagtttgcacattctcctcgtgtctgcatgggtttcctctgggtgctccgatttcctcccacagtccaaagatgtgcgggttaggttgattggccatgcgccatgctaaaattgcccttagtgtcctgggatgcgtaggttagagggattagtgggtaaatatgtagggatatgggggtagggcctgggtgggattgtggtcggtgcagactcgatgggccaaatggcctctttctgtgctgtagggtttctaagattctaaccactgtgccatgctgaGGACTCAGCACTGCTCCCTGCGGATGTGAAACTcttgattttaaaaagaaaatgtagTAACAGGGTTTTGCTCTTAACACTTACCCAGGAAAAACGCAGTCAATTCCAGGCAACAGCACATACTCTCCAAAAGGCTGGAGTGCGACAAGATCCAAACTGTCTGTCCCAGAAATGCAACACTCCAGTTTGAATTCTACATTCAGCAGAGCAAGTTTAAGGTTGCACATTTCCTCATCGTCTTTCCATTCTTCTGCACACCGGGCAATTTCAAGCTTCAGAAATTCACCCAAACTGCGGACAGGTTCTGTCTTCGACTGGAAGAACTCCCTGCTTTTCAGACTAAGTGCTGAATACAATTCTTCCACGGGGGCTGCTATCTCTGGCTCTATTCTCCTCCCTGAGCTGCTGTAATAGGTGGACACGTTAGGCGGATGTCCATCTATTTGCAAGGCCTGGTTCTCCTCCGACATTGCTTCTTCATCGAGAAGATCATGTTGGCTGGCCAGCTGAAAAATAGCGTTCTGCTTAGATGGCCCATGGATCCACTGTGCTCCAATCTCCACCAACCCTCTGGCTGCATGAACAATTAAAGAAAAGAACCACACCCATTAAAAGGTCTTGTGAGATGGCGTCAATTCATGAAAgtttattcaaatttatttagtcgtgtcacaagtaaggcttacattaacactgcaatgaagttactgtgaaaattctctagtcgccacactccggcgcctgttcgggtacactgagggagaatttagcacggccaaagcgccctcaccagcacgtcttttggactgtgggaggaaaccggagcacccagaggaaacccacgcagacacggggagaacgtgcagactccgcatagacagtggcccaagctgggaatcgaacccgggtccctgtgaggctgcagtgctaaccactatgccaccccgatATTCAACAGATGTTAAATTTAACTCCCTCTTGCTAACATATTTTAACAATTAGTTGGTCTTGCATTACAAATACCCTTGCACCAATCCTGCTGTGCTTGGCAACACAATGTTGAGAAGGATTGAAACCAGAAGCCCCCACTCTTATGACACATTAATTGGTGCCCCACACAAACTGCAATGAAAATTCTGGGTTAGAAATATGTATTACACATATCCCGTGTTTGaagtgcattttttaaaaacatgttttcTAAATTAAGGAACTAGGCATGCTAGCTTTGGCCTCCATTTTGGTTTTAGCACCATTCCTGTGAACGCGCCAAGAATTGCGTTGAAGTTGTGTAtgttcagtttttttttcaaacattgTTCCCACAACCCACACTCTACAGCCTCTCCTGACCCCATCGCTCCCACACTGTCCCAAGTCTCCTCTTGCTCCCTCCTTTTTGCCACCTATCTcccaaacattttttaaattcatttttttaaaaacaggttgtgggcatcgctggctaagccagcatttattgcccatccctaactgccctccgtttcagagggaatttgagagtccaccacattgctgtgggtctggagtcacatggtccctgggggacattagtgaaccaaatgggcttttacgacaatcaattcatggtcatcaataagacttttaattccatatttttattgaattcaaatttcaccatctgccgtggtgggattcgaacccaggtccccagagcattaccccgggtctctggattggtagtccagcgataattccactgggccactgcctccccaactcCACACCTCTATGCCAACCCCCtttactgggcagcacggtggcacagtggttagcactgcttcctcacagcgccagggacctgggttcgattcccagcttgggtcactgtctgtgcgcagtttgcacgttcgcccccgtgtctacatgggtttctttcaggtgatccggtttcttcccactgtccgaaagacgtggctaggtgcattggccgtgctaaattctccctcagtgtacccaaacaggtgccagagtgtggcgactaggggattttcacagtaacttcatttcagtgttcatgtaaacctccttgtgacactgataaataaactttgaactttaattttaactttgtTCACTGCTCCTTGCCACTTTTCTCATCTCCCTTCTGCTCTCCGCTTCCATCTCCTGACTCCCACATTCCACTCGCTTACTGTCCGTCTCAGTGAGCGGGAGGGAGTAGGTGGGAGCAGCAAATGAGAGGGAGCAAGAGGAGTGCAAGCAGGAGAGAGCGGTGACGAAATGAGGGAGTCACTGAGCAGCAGGCAGAAAGCAACAAGCAGAAAGTAAAGAGGAATAGTAGTAAGTAGAAAGAGGGTTTGTGGGCCTGTTAGGTTCAAAGCATACAATaggtttttaaattaaaaatgaccGGTTAAGGAACATTAGCCACTCTCATTACATACTTGTAGGAGAGTGATTTTTGTTTAGCATGCTGGTTTTCAGCGCGACATTCGGAGTGCGACATGAGGGATAGCTATAATATGAATTGGGGTAATCTTGGGGGTAATCCGGGTAATCTTTGTACCCACCCTAAAGGattgcttcatcaggtgaagtgcaTTCTTCTTCGGAACCTTATTGTGAGAAGTTGTTTGCTTGAAGATGCTACTAAGCTACTTGTAATTAATGTGAAGACACCTGCAACCCTTGCTTATCTAGACAGCAGAGCCCGCAGGCTTGGCAGATGTTGTTGAAGAAGTCTTAAGTTGCTCCAGGGCAACCTGCAGATTTTACATACCAAAGCCTCGCCAAATCAATGGAGGTGGACATAAGTATTTCAGTCAGTGGGTGGGATGTTGATCAAGCATCGTGTTTTGAGTCTTTttgcaggtgcacccacagtaGCGCAGAGAATATTCTACTGGTGACATATTTTAGGTTCTAAATCATTAGTGTGTTAATGATCCTCATATCAGTGTcatctgtggctcagttggtcgcactctcacctttgagtcagaaggttcaagtcccactgacAAAAGTCTAGGCTGCTActtctgtgcagtactgagggagcgccaaggacccgggttcgattcccagcttgggtcactgtacgtgCAGGGTCTGCAGGGGCAAttaggtggcagagtggttagcattgctgtctcacagcaccagggacctgggtttgattcccggcttgagtcactgtgcgtgcagtctgcacgttctccctgtgtctgcgtgggtttcctctggatgctccagtttcctcccacagtccgaaagacatgctggttaggtgcattggctatgctgaattctccctccgtgtacccgaacaggcactggagtgtggcaattaggggattttcacagtaacttcattgcagtgttaatgtaagcctacttgtgacactaataaagaaactttaagccTTAAAACAACATTAATTTCCTAATGTAGAATGTCGCAGGTCCATTTAATTATGgtgatttgagttataatgatATTTCCATTGGCATGATTTTATTATGTGCTAGTAATGTACAACTGCACGTAAGTAAATAGTCCTCAATCAAGACGACGAAATAGCAAACAGGGCTGAATAGATGGGaataaatatcatagaatcatagaaaccctacagtacagaaagaggccattcggcccatcgagtctgcaccgaccacaatcccacccaggccctacgaccatatccctacagatttacccactaatccctctaacctacgcagctcaggacactaagggcaatttttagcatggccaatcaacctaactcgcacatctttggagtgtgggaggaaaccggagcacccggaggaaacccacgcagacacgaggagaatgtgcaaactccacacagacagtgacccaagccaggactcgaacccaggtccctggagctgtgaagcagcagtgctaaccactgtgctaccgtgccgcccactattaTTAAATTGTTGAGAAAATATTTCTGTTCTACGCTAAGAAGCTAGTACTAATTttgtaccttttggtactttattcctaatcaaaaagccaattaagtccccacatgagggacaaaccagatccaagctgacaaggcaagGATATACATCCTAttttgggctcgatcaaacaagatccaagctgtgaGGATGAGGCATTACATCCCCTCCCGGGCTTAATCTGAGcttcaccttagccaaaaggcccagatggcTTTAAGTAAATTGCATTAGGTGAAGACTCAGTTTTACCTCACTGGCTATCTGAGCgcttacacttgatcttagccaaaaggcccacaagtataggaataggaatgttgctgcaattgtatagggcattggtgaggccacacctggaatattgtgtgcagttctggtatccttatctgaggaaggatgtccttgctatagagggagtgcagcaaaggtttaccaggctgattcctgggatggcagatctgtcatacgaggagagactaagtcggtaaggattatattcactggagtttagaagagtgagaggggatctcatagaaacttataaaattctaacagggttagacagggtagattcaaaaagaatgtttccgatggtggggggagtccagaactaggggtcatagtttgaggataaggggtaaaccttttagaactgaggtgaggagaaatttcttcacccagtgagtggtgaatgtatggaattcactactacagaatctagttgaggctaaaacattgtgtgatttcaagaagaaattagatatagctcttggcctctttttaggtcaaaccgaataaacaaactcaaattaagtcaggacaaagtaaaaggggcagctccccaaaaggagggggagctaaagggatcaagagatgtggggagggagaaaggcgggatcaggatattgaatttgatgatcagccatgatcataatgaatgatggagcaggctcgaagggccaaatggcctactcctgcttctggtttctatgtaagCTCTAaagttttagtcaca
Coding sequences within it:
- the paox gene encoding peroxisomal N(1)-acetyl-spermine/spermidine oxidase → MARAVSRRELDSRIVIVGCGIAGLAAAQRLLHQGFGSVQILEASGRSGGRIWSQGFARGLVEIGAQWIHGPSKQNAIFQLASQHDLLDEEAMSEENQALQIDGHPPNVSTYYSSSGRRIEPEIAAPVEELYSALSLKSREFFQSKTEPVRSLGEFLKLEIARCAEEWKDDEEMCNLKLALLNVEFKLECCISGTDSLDLVALQPFGEYVLLPGIDCVFPGGFKSLIDAMMKSLPKDVVSYNKPVKCIHWNGSFKASDAQEHSYSVLVECEDGETIPADHVIVTVPLGFLKEHYRTFIRPPLPASKINSIQKLGFGTNNKIFLEFEEPFWDPESQLIRLVWEDESPLLSARPDLQKEWFRKIFGFIVLQPVERHGHVLLAVLAGEEANFMESLSDSEVKNCLMQVIRRFTGNPAIPLPKSIVRSKWYSDQHIRGSYSYTAVGSSGDDIDIIAQPLPLPATKAQPLQVLFAGEATHRTFYSTTHGALESGRREADRLNNHYLPVTSMNAKI